In one Colletotrichum destructivum chromosome 2, complete sequence genomic region, the following are encoded:
- a CDS encoding Putative nuclear pore complex protein, whose amino-acid sequence MSFSFGNQGNTMPGSTAGGGGLNQGPELEVIQTEVRSGHRHRRCRCLLKVRGSPCKSIQALGFKSIAGDAKLRLTSAWSPPPADTASLMSIAPRRGLVAAAGPDGITIASTESVRKGFESEKEGDADVRAFEPQGKLPMPMRVSQLAFTADENYLILSAESGGGLAVYEVQTLLQGGTKAAFELATNGETLRALIPNPTIEKAELCAIVTDNGNLHIANLKERQTSTSLKTQVSCVSWSTKGKQLVAGLADGTIFQMTPEGEAKGEIPRPPNVANAHVSSLSWLENHLFLAIYTSTSESPPTSVYHLVTRKLPSDFTFQKLTDPVDPFGAEKTPHHTILRLKDFPPNLQDLLIVASTASPDIGLLSRAKSPLTADHPVDTAGVFTTTELADDSKRASLPMNDSFENTVPIGAALDLSSKDKVYKPLPADEEIEDSPGPLPGLWVLNHEGVLSSWWIVYEESIRQGTTYPGMAALDTSAPPAAAASTAAPVATPAPSNSAFGAPSSTTAFGSTSSLGSAQKPSPFSTSGSKIPTFGGSSTLGTKASPWGSATNAPAASSGSTFGSGAFGGSSAISGSAFGQPSAPKSAFGGGGTFGSPSASSSGPAFGQPSSIGFGQSSTLGQKSSPWATGGTSGSNSAASPAFGQSSFASLGSSATKSPFGGASGSTPNAAPASGGFASFATSGGFASLGNKTNEGGSVFASKPSSSPFGSGALPSTISKDTVFPPPSSSGPATSNPFSQPFKLGTTFKADPSATDDDGKPSTPGASGSSLFGSNFGSALGDAEKKTPPRDQGMDITEETPKAKSIFSLGESTTPTTTPAPSKFGFSSATPSISAPKPGLFGFPPQPATGGLFGSAKTAEKTPDIKVESEHKPLGDAPLPPESTSKNEYPLGESSSSSGTGNVPSDGGSKASPKADSAPLPADFLSTPKATTTKETASAPPPPDFLNSQKRTSPVNEAPLPPDFLTPKPGKSAESTTPFEALPLPADDLVSSAEPEPENLKSTAPATAPDFLKMPKQSLSSATWSSTPQSVTPAVDDAPLPPDFMSKPREHDLSTIPTIPESEHDSDLQEDEDEDEDEEENDGSEGSGVMVSKDLSPSMTAMTPTAGMTPQSSFGGVSSSTYSIPRTEEERPRASLFGDLSRNAPMFPRPSQTSPRSPSPVRGGAVPGRMLRQESARSVSAPGMASQILAAQKKQPSQIGSSIIGNKPVEDHFISQQRLARQKRQAEETKTLEDEEDDEIQKILASKIEPSLKLDDFIAHSNVVPSAKETIPAQVEAVYRDINSMIDTLGLNARSLASFLMGHDIGFKAGGRRKEDLEDPESWVLSEIDELREVIDRSLAQELEGGRVHDVEEKLEACNELAREMSRLRSKQDDLRKIIMVKADPEQADLSRTLPLSTEQASQQNELRREYANFTKLLAEAEEALTIMKTRIAAASSASGKGKSNMPTVEAVLRTISKMTSMVEKRSGDIDVLENQMRKLRFSSVNSREGSPMVTPQRNSRSVMFSPERSALASPGTLRNSFVSSVASYGGRGTPPRKKLSGFSQEEKSDLMAKRARRQAVLNKLKGNVERTGVSVWALEDME is encoded by the exons ATGTCCTTCAGCTTCGGAAACCAAGGAAACACAATGCCCGGGAGCACGGCTGGAGGCGGAGGACTGAATCAAGGCCCCGAGCTGGAGGTGATCCAGACCGAGGTGAGATCTGGACACCGACACCGTCGATGCCGCTGTCTTTTGAAAGTTCGAGGCTCACCATGTAAATCTATTCAGGCGCTTGGTTTCAAGTCGATTGCCGGCGACGCAAAACTCAGGCTTACATCCGCCTGGTCCCCGCCCCCCGCCGATACGGCTTCGCTCATGAGCATCGCCCCCCGCCGGGGActtgtcgccgccgcaggcccCGATGGCATCACGATCGCCTCGACCGAATCGGTGCGAAAGGGCTTCGAGagcgagaaggagggcgatgccgacgttCGCGCGTTCGAGCCCCAGGGCAAGCTGCCCATGCCTATGAGGGTGTCGCAGCTCGCCttcaccgccgacgagaacTACCTGATCCTCTCTGCAGAGAGCGGGGGCGGGCTCGCCGTCTACGAGGTACAGACCCTGCTCCAGGGCGGCACGAAAGCTGCGTTCGAGCTTGCGACAAACGGCGAGACGCTAAGAGCCCTTATCCCGAACCCTACGATCGAGAAGGCAGAACTCTGTGCCATTGTGACGGATAACGGCAACCTGCACATTGCGAATCTGAAGGAAAGGCAAACCAGCACTTCGCTCAAGACGCAAGTGAGCTGTGTAAGCTGGAGTACGAAGGGAAAACAGCTGGTGGCAGGCTTGGCGGACGGCACTATCTTCCAGATGACACCCGAGGGTGAAGCAAAGGGCGAGATTCCGCGGCCGCCCAATGTGGCCAACGCTCACG TCTCGTCACTGAGTTGGTTGGAAAACCACCTGTTTCTCGCTATTTACACATCAACTTCCGAGTCACCTCCCACTTCAGTCTATCACCTTGTCACAAGAAAGCTACCGTCGGACTTTACTTTCCAGAAACTGACCGACCCTGTCGACCCCTTTGGCGCCGAGAAAACTCCTCACCACACAATACTGAGACTGAAGGACTTCCCTCCGAACCTACAGGACCTCCTGATTGTGGCGTCTACCGCCTCGCCAGACATTGGCCTCCTAAGCAGGGCCAAATCGCCTCTGACAGCCGACCACCCAGTGGATACTGCCGGTGTCTTTACCACAACAGAATTGGCCGATGACTCAAAACGCGCTTCTCTTCCGATGAATGACAGCTTCGAGAACACCGTCCCTATCGGCGCTGCCCTTGACCTCTCGAGCAAAGACAAAGTTTATAAGCCCCTCCCCGCAGACGAGGAGATTGAGGACTCTCCTGGTCCGTTGCCAGGCCTCTGGGTACTGAACCACGAAGGCGTGTTAAGCTCATGGTGGATTGTGTACGAAGAATCAATCAGGCAAGGCACGACCTATCCTGGCATGGCCGCACTCGACACTTCTGcgcctccagcagcagcggcgtcaacggcggcaccggTCGCGACGCCCGCACCAAGCAATTCAGCCTTCGGCGCTCCTTCGAGCACAACAGCTTTTGGCTCAACTTCTTCTTTGGGCTCGGCCCAAAAGCCATCACCCTTTAGCACCAGTGGGTCTAAGATACCCACATTTGGCGGTTCTTCAACGCTTGGTACGAAGGCCTCACCCTGGGGCAGTGCGACCAACGCGCCCGCGGCCTCTTCCGGCTCCACTTTCGGCAGTGGTGCTTTCGGTGGTAGCTCAGCGATCTCCGGCTCTGCGTTCGGTCAGCCTTCTGCACCGAAGTCAGCatttggcggcggcggcacgtTTGGAAGCCcttccgcttcttcttcaggtCCTGCGTTCGGCCAACCTTCATCGATTGGCTTCGGCCAGTCGTCCACCCTCGGCCAAAAGTCGTCGCCATGGGCAACAGGAGGTACGTCTGGCTCGAATTCGGCTGCTTCGCCAGCGTTCGGTCAATCCAGCTTCGCCAGCCTCGGCAGTTCTGCGACCAAGAGCCCCTTTGGCGGTGCGTCTGGCTCGACTCCCAATGCTGCTCCTGCCTCTGGAGGCTTTGCCAGCTTCGCCACATCTGGCGGCTTTGCTTCGCTTGGTAACAAGACCAACGAGGGTGGAAGCGTGTTCGCAAGCAAGCCTTCGTCGAGCCCCTTTGGTTCGGGGGCTCTGCCATCCACGATATCAAAAGATACTGTGTTTCCCCCGCCAAGTTCGAGCGGCCCTGCAACCAGCAACCCATTCAGCCAGCCGTTCAAGCTGGGGACTACCTTCAAGGCTGACCCCTCTGCGACGGATGACGACGGGAAACCCTCCACCCCCGGTGCTAGTGGCTCGTCCCTCTTTGGCAGCAACTTCGGTTCGGcgctcggcgatgccgagaagAAGACCCCTCCTAGGGATCAGGGAATGGACATCACGGAAGAGACGCCTAAAGCGAAGTCGATCTTCAGCCTTGGCGAGTCCACTACCCCTACGACAACTCCTGCGCCATCCAAATTCGGGTTTTCGTCAGCAACACCCTCAATATCGGCACCCAAGCCTGGCTTGTTTGGTTTCCCACCACAACCGGCGACTGGGGGGTTGTTTGGCTCCGCAAAAACCGCCGAAAAGACTCCTGACATCAAGGTTGAGTCTGAACACAAGCCTCTAGGCGATGCTCCTCTGCCCCCTGAATCCACGAGCAAGAACGAGTACCCTCTAGGCGaatcctcctcttcctcgggcACAGGCAATGTTCCGTCAGATGGTGGAAGTAAGGCTTCCCCCAAGGCGGATAGCGCGCCTCTGCCTGCCGATTTCCTGTCGACGCCAAAAGCCACAACAACGAAGGAAACTGCATCtgcaccgccgcctcccgaTTTCCTCAATTCCCAAAAACGCACTTCTCCAGTCAACGAGGCGCCGCTCCCGCCAGACTTTCTCACACCCAAGCCCGGCAAGTCCGCGGAGTCAACCACGCCTTTCGAGGCGCTGCCATTGCCAGCGGATGACTTAGTGTCGTCCGCTGAGCCGGAGCCAGAGAATCTAAAGTCAACGGCACCGGCCACAGCTCCCGACTTCCTGAAGATGCCCAAGCAGTCTTTATCGTCAGCAACGTGGTCTTCTACGCCACAGAGCGTAACGCCTGCAGTCGATGACGCTCCATTGCCACCCGATTTCATGTCCAAGCCTAGAGAGCACGACCTGTCCACCATCCCGACCATCCCTGAGAGTGAACACGATAGTGATCTTcaagaggatgaggatgaggatgaggatgaagaggagaatGACGGGTCTGAAGGCAGTGGCGTTATGGTCTCCAAAGACCTTAGCCCATCCATGACGGCAATGACGCCCACAGCCGGCATGACCCCGCAGAGCTCATTCGGCGGTGTAAGCAGCAGCACCTACTCTATTCCGCgcaccgaggaggagaggcCGCGAGCATCACTGTTTGGTGATCTCAGCCGTAACGCTCCTATGTTCCCTCGGCCTTCGCAAACCAGCCCTCGTTCTCCCAGCCCCGTCCGGGGTGGCGCTGTGCCGGGGCGCATGCTGCGTCAGGAGTCCGCTCGCTCAGTTAGTGCCCCGGGCATGGCATCGCAGATACTTGCAgcccagaagaagcagccatCGCAGATAGGCTCGTCGATCATTGGCAACAAGCCTGTTGAAGACCATTTCATCTCGCAGCAGAGGCTTGCGCGCCAGAAACGTCAGGCTGAAGAGACTAAGACgctggaagacgaggaggacgacgagatccagAAGATCCTTGCGTCCAAGATCGAGCCTTCGCTGAAGCTGGACGACTTCATCGCGCACTCTAATGTGGTGCCGTCGGCCAAGGAGACTATCCCGGCCCAGGTTGAAGCTGTGTATCGTGACATCAACTCCATGATCGATACCCTCGGTCTAAACGCCCGCTCTCTCGCCAGCTTCCTCATGGGACATGACATTGGTTTCAAGGCCGGTGGCCGACGCAAAGAAGACCTTGAGGACCCCGAGAGCTGGGTCCTTTCCGAGATCGATGAGCTCAGGGAAGTCATTGACAGATCGTTGGCCCAAGAGCTCGAGGGTGGACGTGTTCACGATGTTGAGGAGAAGCTTGAGGCTTGTAACGAGCTTGCCCGTGAGATGTCTCGTCTCCGCTCGAAGCAAGATGATCTGAGGAAGATCATCATGGTCAAGGCGGATCCAGAGCAGGCAGACCTCAGCCGTACACTGCCTCTCAGTACCGAACAAGCAAGCCAGCAAAATGAGTTGCGCCGCGAGTATGCCAACTTTACGAAGCTgcttgccgaggccgaggaggcgttgACAATTATGAAAACGAGAATTGCTGCCGCAAGCAGTGCGTCTGGCAAGGGTAAATCCAACATGCccaccgtcgaggccgttCTGCGGACCATCAGCAAGATGACGAGCATGGTGGAGAAGCGATCCGGTGACATTGACGTCCTGGAGAACCAGATGCGCAAGCTCCGGTTCTCTTCCGTCAATAGCCGAGAGGGCTCCCCGATGGTGACGCCTCAGAGAAATAGCCGCTCAGTCATGTTCTCGCCCGAACGATCGGCCTTGGCATCGCCCGGAACCCTGCGTAACTCTTTCGTATCATCTGTGGCGTCGTACGGCGGCCGTGGCACGCCGCCCCGCAAGAAGTTGAGCGGGTTCAGTCAGGAGGAGAAGTCAGATCTGATGGCGAAACGGGCCAGGCGCCAGGCTGTGCTGAACAAACTGAAGGGCAACGTTGAGCGGACGGGCGTGAGCGTGTGGGCTTTGGAGGATATGGAGTGA
- a CDS encoding Putative peptidase T1A, proteasome beta-subunit, proteasome, subunit alpha/beta codes for MPGFDFSNYNRNAALHARGVPLPKATSTGTTIVGCIFDGGVVIAADTRATSGPIVADKNCEKLHYIAPQIWCAGAGTAADTEFTTAIISSNLELHALSTGRKPRVVTCMTMLKQHLFQYQGHIGAYLVVAGVDPTGTHLFTVHAHGSTDKLPYVTMGSGSLAAMSVFETQWKPSLTEDEAVKLASDAIQAGIFNDLGSGSNVDVAIITKDKTTLKRGFVKPNERSAKLKSYAFPKGTTAVLNEKIIKKNEIGRYVSVTEVPAGEAMEVDT; via the exons ATGCCTGGCTTCGATTTCTCGAACTACAACCGCAATGCGGCCCTCCACGCCCGAGGCGTCCCACTTCCCAAGGCGACGAGCACAGGTACCACCATCGTGGGATGCATATTTGACGGCGGTGTAGTG ATCGCCGCCGATACAAGAGCAACTTCAGGCCCTATCGTTGCCGACAAGAACTGCGAAAAGCTGCACTACATCGCCCCCCAGATCTGGTGTGCGGGTGCCGGCACTGCCGCCGACACAGAATTCACCACGGCAATCATTTCGTCCAACCTCGAGCTTCACGCCCTCTCCACAGGCCGCAAGCCCCGCGTGGTTACCTGCATGACCATGCTCAAGCAGCACCTCTTCCAGTATCAGGGCCACATTGGCGCCTACctcgtcgttgccggcgtcgaccccACGGGCACTCACCTCTTTACCGTCCACGCTCACGGCTCCACCGACAAGCTCCCCTACGTCACCATGGGCTCCGGCTCCCTGGCCGCCATGTCCGTCTTTGAGACCCAATGGAAGCCTTCGTtgaccgaggacgaggccgtcaagctcGCCAGCGACGCCATTCAGGCCGGTATCTTCAACGACCTAGGCTCCGGTAGCAACGTTGACGTTGCCATCATCACAAAGGACAAGACCACCCTGAAGCGCGGCTTCGTCAAGCCCAACGAGCGCAGCGCCAAGCTCAAGAGCTACGCCTTCCCCAAGGGCACCACAGCCGTGCTCAACGAGAAGATCATCAAGAAGAACGAGATTGGCCGCTACGTGAGCGTAACGGAGGTGCCTGCCGGCGAGGCGATGGAGGTTGATACCTAA